From Medicago truncatula cultivar Jemalong A17 chromosome 7, MtrunA17r5.0-ANR, whole genome shotgun sequence, a single genomic window includes:
- the LOC11418476 gene encoding pentatricopeptide repeat-containing protein At2g41720: MATTTSPYCIQLSGVTESTRPPKSTTTRKKSSNEVAFKEKKDGFVDYDRGHHQVSTKISGLRKEDIPAHYRLRVAGNRFQKDWTVSEVVDSVLSLTLRDDIEGLLNRWIGRFARKNFPFLIRELTQRGSIEHCNLVFSWMKNQKNYCARTDIYNMMIRLHARHNRTDQARGLFFEMQKCRCKPDAETYNALINAHGRAGQWRWAMNIMDDMLRAAIPPSRSTYNNLINACGSSGNWKEALNVCKKMTDNGVGPDLVTHNIMLTAFKSGTQYSKALSYFELIKGTHIRPDTTTHNIIIHCLVKLKQYDKAVDIFNSMKEKKSECHPDVVTFTSMIHLYSVCGHIENCEAAFNMMLAEGLKPNIVSYNALLGAYAARGMENEALQVFNEIKQNGFRPDVVSYTSLLNAYGRSRKPQKAREIFKMIKRNNLKPNIVSYNALIDAYGSNGLLEDAIEILREMEQDKIHPNVVSICTLLAACGRCGQKVKIDTVLSAAEMRGIKLNTVAYNSAIGSYINVGEYDKAIDLYNSMRKKKIKSDSVTYTVLISGCCKMSKFGEALSFMEEMMHLKLPMSKEVYSSIICAYSKQGQIIEAESTFNLMKSLGCSPDVVTYTAMLDAYNAAEKWEKLYALFEEMEENDVKLDTIACAALMRAFNKGGQPGRVLSLAQSMREKDIPLSDTIFFEMVSACGLLHDWKTAVDMIKYMEPSLPVISSGCLNLFLNSLGKSGKIEIMLKLFFKMLASGAEVNFNTYSILLKNLLSSGNWRKYLEVLQWMEDAGIHPSNEMYRDISFSQKNCGVENAAVIKERLESLKRNAGDQSSASQPCESHVCS; encoded by the exons ATGGCCACCACCACATCACCTTACTGCATCCAACTCAGCGGCGTTACCGAGTCAACTCGTCCTCCAAAATCCACAACCACACGCAAGAAAAGCTCCAACGAAGTTGCATTCAAGGAGAAGAAGGATGGTTTCGTCGACTACGACAGAGGACACCACCAAGTCTCCACCAAAATATCCGGCCTCCGTAAAGAAGATATCCCCGCTCACTACCGCCTCCGTGTTGCCGGTAACCGCTTCCAAAAGGATTGGACCGTGTCGGAGGTCGTCGACTCCGTCCTCTCCCTCACTCTCCGTGACGACATTGAAGGCCTGCTCAATCGTTGGATTGGTCGATTCGCTCGCAAGAATTTCCCTTTCCTCATCAGA GAGTTGACACAACGAGGTTCAATTGAACACTGTAACTTAGTTTTCAGCTGGATGAAGAATCAGAAAAATTATTGTGCCAGAACAGATATATACAACATGATGATTAGGTTGCATGCTAGGCATAATAGAACGGATCAGGCACGTGGTTTGTTTTTTGAGATGCAAAAATGCAG GTGTAAACCTGATGCTGAGACATACAATGCTCTTATTAATGCGCATGGTCGAGCCGGACAATGGCGTTGGGCTATGAATATTATGGATGACATGCTGCGTGCAGCT ATCCCACCAAGTCGGTCAACTTACAACAACTTGATTAATGCTTGTGGATCTAGTGGAAATTGGAAAGAAGCACTTAATGTTTGCAAGAAAATGACTGACAATGGAGTTGGACCTGATCTTGTCACTCACAATATTATGTTAACTGCATTTAAAAGTGGCACTCAGTATTCAAAAGCTTTGTCGTACTTTGAACTTATCAAGGGAACTCACATTCGCCCGGACACAACTACACACAATATCATTATCCATTGTCTAGTGAAGCTTAAACAATATGACAAAGCCgttgatatttttaattccATGAAGGAAAAGAAGTCGGAATGTCACCCTGACGTTGTAACATTCACCAGTATGATTCATTTGTATTCTGTGTGTGGACACATTGAAAATTGTGAGGCTGCATTCAATATGATGCTTGCAGAAGGGCTGAAACCAAATATAGTCTCATACAATGCACTACTAGGTGCATATGCTGCTCGTGGGATGGAAAATGAGGCACTTCAGGTTTTTAATGAGATAAAACAAAATGGTTTCCGTCCAGATGTTGTATCTTATACATCTCTACTTAATGCTTATGGAAGATCACGAAAGCCCCAAAAAGCAAGGGAAATATTCAAAATGATAAAGAGAAACAACTTGAAGCCAAACATTGTCAGTTACAATGCACTGATTGATGCCTATGGGTCTAATGGTTTGCTTGAAGATGCAATTGAAATCTTGCGAGAAATGGAACAAGATAAGATTCATCCGAATGTTGTCTCAATATGCACACTCTTGGCTGCCTGTGGACGGTGTGGTCAAAAGGTGAAAATTGATACTGTGCTGTCAGCGGCTGAGATGCGAGGCATTAAATTGAACACAGTTGCATATAATTCAGCTATAGGAAGCTATATTAATGTGGGGGAATATGACAAGGCTATAGACTTGTATAACTCtatgaggaagaaaaaaataaaatctgattcCGTTACTTACACTGTCTTGATAAGTGGTTGTTGTAAGATGTCAAAATTTGGGGAAGCCCTGTCTTTTATGGAAGAAATGATGCATCTAAAACTTCCTATGTCCAAAGAGGTCTACTCATCTATCATATGTGCCTATAGCAAACAG GGTCAAATCATAGAAGCAGAGTCTACATTCAACTTGATGAAATCATTGGGTTGCAGTCCAGATGTGGTTACATATACTGCAATGCTTGATGCCTACAATGCAGCcg AGAAGTGGGAGAAATTATATGCACTATTTgaagaaatggaagaaaatgaCGTCAAGCTAGATACCATCGCATGTGCAGCTCTAATGAGAGCTTTTAACAAAGGTGGCCAACCAGGAAGGGTCCTTAGTCTTGCACaaagtatgagagaaaaagacaTTCCTTTAAGTGATACCATATTTTTTGAAATGGTATCTGCCTGTGGCTT ATTACATGATTGGAAGACAGCTGTTGATATGATCAAGTACATGGAGCCCTCACTTCCTGTAATTTCATCTGGGTGTTTAAATCTGTTCCTTAATTCTTTAGGAAAAAGTGGAAAAATTGAGATTATGTTGAAG CTATTCTTCAAAATGTTGGCATCTGGTGCTGAAGTTAACTTCAATACTTAttctattttattgaaaaacctTTTATCATCTGGAAATTGGAGGAAGTATTTAGAG GTACTACAATGGATGGAGGATGCAGGAATTCATCCCTCAAATGAAATGTACCGTGATATatctttttcacaaaaaaactGTGGGGTTGAAAATGCTGCTGTCATAAAAGAAAGACTTG AATCTTTGAAAAGAAATGCCGGGGATCAAAGTTCTGCAAGCCAACCTTGTGAATCTCATGTATGTTCTTAG
- the LOC11421646 gene encoding uncharacterized protein, whose amino-acid sequence MTKPKSTNEDNSTTTTNNNNMSLLLVLFPQDKSSTTTTTKLNSPSSSSSFSPSSSSSKSLIISKAQSTLSICALLLFTTLLLFTLSTLPTTPPSPSPLRRRFLLNHHNNHHFALQKMGTLYLRGTKPMSDLLICHVSDETSHEDFRFFLRLLHLSTIISSTDVVFIFSSPSSSSSFSHIIQQENHSFITLLHSPNNTFFNTSRFFHKGNNHPVQEPLWGNKIRNNATTASLSYGSVLSFDATELDPENSLSGFLDRVPFSLRRWACYPMLLGRVRRNFKHVMLLDTKTILILRDPFNRVKNRSPESVLLFNKHGKKLQSSTQRAVLPAVVIGGARGVRRLSNAVMVEIVRAATQHRKKKNSVTESVLLSQLASNEFLLKSKNVQLNVLNELIPEVSSLNGHNHAIIQRGMNNHDLNSVIKKQICSSVVDSSSVYRDC is encoded by the coding sequence ATGACAAAGCCAAAATCTACCAACGAAGATAAcagcaccaccaccaccaacaacaacaacatgagtCTTCTCTTAGTATTATTCCCACAAGACAAATCatccaccacaacaacaactaaaCTAAATTCaccttcctcttcctcttctttctcaccatcatcttcttcttcaaaatctctcaTTATCTCCAAAGCACAATCTACACTCTCAATCTGTGCACTTCTCCTCTTCACAACTCTCCTCCTCTTCACCCTCTCCACACTCCCAACCACCCCACCATCACCATCCCCCTTACGACGTCGTTTCCTTCTTAACCACCACAACAACCACCATTTTGCTCTTCAAAAAATGGGCACCCTCTATCTCCGTGGCACTAAACCCATGTCCGATCTTCTCATCTGCCATGTCTCAGATGAAACCTCCCACGAAGATTTCCGTTTCTTCTTAAGACTCCTTCATCTTTCCACCATCATTTCCTCCACCGACGTTGTTTTCATCttctcttctccttcttcttcttcctctttctcaCACATTATTCAACAAGAAAATCATTCTTTCATAACACTCCTTCATTCCCCAAACAACACATTTTTCAACACTTCTCGTTTCTTTCATAAAGGAAATAACCACCCAGTTCAAGAACCCTTATGGGGTAATAAAATACGAAACAACGCTACCACTGCTTCACTGAGTTATGGGTCGGTACTAAGTTTTGACGCAACTGAACTCGATCCAGAAAACTCATTATCTGGTTTTCTGGACCGAGTTCCGTTTAGTCTACGACGCTGGGCATGTTACCCAATGCTACTTGGTCGTGTTCGACGCAACTTCAAACACGTGATGCTTTTAGACACAAAAACAATTCTCATTCTTCGTGACCCGTTTAACCGAGTCAAGAATCGGAGTCCAGAATCGGTTTTACTCTTCAACAAACACGGAAAAAAGCTTCAGTCAAGCACTCAGCGTGCTGTTCTACCCGCCGTTGTCATTGGCGGCGCTCGCGGTGTTCGAAGGTTGTCTAATGCAGTCATGGTTGAGATCGTTCGTGCTGCAACTCAGCATAGGAAGAAGAAAAACTCGGTTACGGAATCGGTTTTGCTGAGTCAACTCGCGAGTAACGAGTTTCTATTGAAGAGTAAGAATGTTCAATTAAATGTTTTGAACGAGTTGATACCTGAAGTGAGTTCACTCAATGGGCATAATCATGCAATAATTCAACGTGGTATGAATAATCATGATTTAAATTCTGTTATTAAGAAACAAATTTGTTCGTCGGTGGTAGATTCTTCTTCTGTTTATAGAGATTGTTAG